One genomic segment of Hypomesus transpacificus isolate Combined female chromosome 5, fHypTra1, whole genome shotgun sequence includes these proteins:
- the arhgap20b gene encoding rho GTPase-activating protein 20 isoform X1, with translation MTPQQSVGPHSKANSNESSIQDKEKKMKTTLQRRQTGQSAIAKAFGKPRGHNREAAQASTPRAGQVKSLRSQMSELVMEERVQLSTGLQTQERHLFLFNDTLIIAKSKLSSSLKLKVRVSLCEMWLSSCTEEVAERKLSNKQSFVIGWPVTNYVVTFSSSEIKEKWLLALQWQINKSKEGEYPNNVNMKIVLMDTGKSAMVAVNVDNKDDVNKIIKIVTQQLGLSGQPADYRLWVILGKDEAPHQLIGHELPYSIILHCLKETVGLRSTISTNLPTVDGRLFLDQLLKEASGQRFILRAKSVSGGQGGTAHSSQRHVKRRKSLIDWALRRGTPSPSQALPHSSASSQKLFGQSLSSICHHGNLPRPIMDMLYLLYHEGANTTGIFRRSANAKTCRELKEKLNSGGTVQLEGESVFVAAAVLTDFLRNLPGSVLSSGLYGQWMEALEGVDKIEMIQSLLRKLPADNITLLRYLFGLLYHIQEHSQNNQMNAFNLALCIAPNMLWPPGPTEPEEESQSTKKVAALIQLLIENTPTIFGDDVQRIFTEPKIESETSKVESCQQLYSLDDWDTERPDISPSSERKADLVPVRKLVLKKDKELFDFLDGTDFLKRQHINEDGACSWENIKEMSACSSSSSLVTPWGLTSARDRCASEPSVCLGSPQLPARIHIPVARQSSCDAAMMCGQHPPVSPGEELRRANGSRLVSGRSTFLRSPQAASRGWHHAQRLLTSSRSSVSSLSSTATSPSGSSLSSIDSAFCSDSLSFPSEGSSLPFLFGSSARLRPLTPDTPKKFPKDWSVAFPMPEDLEWCNEDDEEEEEGVGETEFYQSTCTQNSKEPNLLSPSLFKLKGRQKPDFHLMSREREDSLRRGEEQVHWKEKNEAPVTSEKTSIAHIQLKKTANVEVDGKNNREEVNRTKITFLSASNAALVRSQSDHFEGVCGVSLVTDTRGERQEDVELLSKTVKLHIPQTVFYSQNSSLVLQSVSTRQPPNARDDKVALLQTSLTHGHVMLGQLGRGNPPPQLSSKTVTKATSSISHTIRIKLPATVRNTVREYFSYSDSKSCNTDAKAIEKELLLSKQQRQSKMFDQKEKPSKLSQGEDSFV, from the exons ATGACCCCTCAACAAAGTGTTGGCCCCCATTCCAAAGCAAACAGCAATGAGTCAAGTATTCAAGACAAAGAGAAG AAAATGAAAACGACGCTCCAGAGAAGACAGACTGGCCAGTCAGCCATCGCTAAGGCGTTTGGGAAACCACGGGGCCACAACAG GGAGGCTGCCCAGGCCTCGACACCCAGAGCAGGGCAGGTCAAAAGCCTGAGGTCCCAGATGTCAGAGCTTGTCATGGAGGAGCGCGTGCAGCTAAGCACAGGCCTGCAGACTCAGGAGAGACACCTGTTCCTCTTCAACGACACCCTCATCATCGCTAAATCAAA GTTGTCATCAAGCTTGAAGCTGAAAGTGAGAGTGAGTCTGTGTGAAATGTGGCTGTCGTCGTGCACGGAGGAGGTTGCGGAGAGGAAACTGAGCAACAAGCAGTCCTTTGTCATTGGCTGGCCCGTCACTAATTACGTGGTGACCTTCAG CTCATCTGAGATAAAGGAGAAGTGGCTGTTAGCTTTACAATG gCAAATCAACAAATCCAAAGAAGGGGAATATCCGAATAATGTCAACATGAAAATTGTTCTCATGGACACTGGAAAGAGTGCAATG GTGGCCGTGAATGTGGACAACAAAGATGATGTAAATAAAATCATTAAGATTGTCACCCAACAGTTGGGTCTCTCA GGCCAGCCGGCTGACTACCGTCTCTGGGTCATCCTGGGGAAAGATGAAGCTCCACACCAACTCATCG GTCATGAGCTTCCCTACAGCATCATCCTTCACTGCCTGAAGGAAACTGTCGGGCTGCGATCAACCATCTCTACCAACCTGCCAACTGTGGATGGCCGACTCTTCCTTGATCAGCTGCTGAAAGAAGCATCTGGTCAACGCTTCATCCTGAGGGCCAAGTCTGTCagtggaggtcagggaggaACAG CACATTCCTCTCAAAGACACGTGAAGAGGAGGAAGTCTCTGATAGACTGGGCTCTGAGACGCGGGACTCCCAGCCCCTCACAAGCACTTCCTCATTCCTCAGCTTCTTCTCAGAAGCTCTTCGGACAGTCGCTGTCCTCCATCTGTCACCATGGAAACCTCCCCAGACCAATCATG GACATGCTGTATCTGCTGTACCACGAGGGAGCAAACACGACAGGGATCTTCCGTCGCTCAGCCAACGCTAAAACATGCCGTGAGCTGAAGGAGAAACTGAACTCGGGAGGCACAGTTCAGTTGGAGGGGgagtctgtgtttgtggctgCAGCCGTCCTAACT GACTTTCTTCGTAACCTCCCTGGCAGTGTGCTTAGTTCTGGTCTCTACGGACAGTGGATGGAGGCCTTGGAGGGTGTGGATAAGATTGAGATGATACAAAG TCTGCTGAGGAAGCTGCCGGCTGATAACATCACCCTGCTGCGCTACCTGTTTGGCCTTCTCTACCACATTCAGGAACACTCACAAAACAACCAGATGAACGCCTTCAACCTAGCCCTGTGCATTGCCCCCAACATGCTGTGGCCCCCAGGACCCACTGAGCCAGAAGAAGAGAGCCAGTCCACCAAGAAG GTTGCAGCTCTCATCCAACTCCTCATAGAAAATACTCCAACTATATTTGGAGATGATGTTCAGAGAATTTTTACTGAACCAAAGATTGAATCTGAAACATCGAAAG TGGAGTCTTGCCAGCAGCTCTATAGTCTAGATGACTGGGACACAGAGAGGCCAGACATTTCTCCCTCCTCAGAGAGAAAAGCAGATCTCGTGCCTGTAAGAAAACTGGTCTTGAAGAAGGATAAAGAGCTCTTCGACTTCCTGGACGGAACTGACTTTTTGAAAAGGCAACACATCAACGAGGACGGCGCGTGTAGCTGGGAGAATATAAAGGAGATGTCTGCCTGTTCCAGCAGCTCCTCCCTGGTGACCCCCTGGGGCCTCACCTCAGCCAGAGACCGTTGTGCCTCTGAGCCCAGCGTGTGTCTTGGCTCCCCCCAGCTCCCCGCAAGGATCCACATCCCCGTGGCCCGCCAGTCCAGCTGTGATGCTGCTATGATGTGTGGTCAGCACCCTCCCGTCTCCCCTGGCGAGGAGCTGAGGAGGGCCAACGGTTCGAGGCTTGTCAGTGGCCGGTCTACCTTCCTGCGGTCTCCACAGGCTGCCTCCAGGGGCTGGCACCACGCCCAGCGGTTACTGACCTCCAGTAGGTCGAGTGTCTCCAGCCTCTCGTCCACAGCCACCTCCCCCTCTGGCTCGTCTCTGAGCTCCATAGACAGTGCTTTCTGCTCCGACTCGCTGTCCTTTCCCAGCGAAGGcagctccctccccttcctttttGGCTCCTCAGCACGCCTACGCCCCCTGACACCTGACACTCCCAAGAAGTTCCCGAAAGACTGGAGCGTTGCGTTCCCCATGCCGGAGGATTTGGAGTGGTGCAAcgaggatgatgaagaggaggaagaaggtgtAGGTGAGACAGAGTTTTACCAGTCCACATGCACTCAGAATAGTAAGGAGCCTAATCTTCTATCGCCTAGTCTCTTCAAACTAAAAGGGAGACAAAAGCCTGACTTTCATCTgatgagtagagagagagaggactctctcaggaggggagaagagcagGTGCACTGGAAGGAGAAGAACGAAGCCCCTGTGACCTCAGAGAAAACATCAATCGCTCACATTCAACTGAAAAAAACTGCCAATGTGGAGGTTGATGGAAAAAACAACAGAGAGGAAGTGAATAGGACCAAAATAACATTCCTCTCAGCTTCAAATGCAGCACTGGTGAGAAGCCAGTCCGACCACTTTGAAGGTGTCTGTGGAGTGTCTCTGGTGACCGACACAAGGGGAGAACGGCAAGAGGATGTTGAGCTGCTGAGCAAAACAGTCAAGCTCCACATTCCCCAAACTGTGTTCTACAGCCAGAACAGTTCCCTGGTTCTACAATCTGTTTCAACCAGACAGCCTCCCAATGCCAGAGATGACAAAGTAGCATTGTTACAAACCAGTTTGACCCACGGACATGTAATGTTAGGACAGCTGGGTAGAGGCAATCCCCCTCCACAGTTGTCCTCCAAAACTGTCACCAAGGCTACAAGCTCCATCAGTCACACAATTAGAATTAAACTGCCGGCAACAGTCAGAAACACAGTCAGGGAGTACTTCAGTTATAGCGATAGCAAGAGCTGTAACACTGACGCAAAAGCGATTGAAAAAGAACTGCTGCTGAGCAAACAGCAGCGGCAAAGTAAAATGTTTGATCAAAAAGAGAAACCTTCGAAGCTGTCGCAGGGAGAGGACTCATTTGTGTAG
- the arhgap20b gene encoding rho GTPase-activating protein 20 isoform X2, which produces MKTTLQRRQTGQSAIAKAFGKPRGHNREAAQASTPRAGQVKSLRSQMSELVMEERVQLSTGLQTQERHLFLFNDTLIIAKSKLSSSLKLKVRVSLCEMWLSSCTEEVAERKLSNKQSFVIGWPVTNYVVTFSSSEIKEKWLLALQWQINKSKEGEYPNNVNMKIVLMDTGKSAMVAVNVDNKDDVNKIIKIVTQQLGLSGQPADYRLWVILGKDEAPHQLIGHELPYSIILHCLKETVGLRSTISTNLPTVDGRLFLDQLLKEASGQRFILRAKSVSGGQGGTAHSSQRHVKRRKSLIDWALRRGTPSPSQALPHSSASSQKLFGQSLSSICHHGNLPRPIMDMLYLLYHEGANTTGIFRRSANAKTCRELKEKLNSGGTVQLEGESVFVAAAVLTDFLRNLPGSVLSSGLYGQWMEALEGVDKIEMIQSLLRKLPADNITLLRYLFGLLYHIQEHSQNNQMNAFNLALCIAPNMLWPPGPTEPEEESQSTKKVAALIQLLIENTPTIFGDDVQRIFTEPKIESETSKVESCQQLYSLDDWDTERPDISPSSERKADLVPVRKLVLKKDKELFDFLDGTDFLKRQHINEDGACSWENIKEMSACSSSSSLVTPWGLTSARDRCASEPSVCLGSPQLPARIHIPVARQSSCDAAMMCGQHPPVSPGEELRRANGSRLVSGRSTFLRSPQAASRGWHHAQRLLTSSRSSVSSLSSTATSPSGSSLSSIDSAFCSDSLSFPSEGSSLPFLFGSSARLRPLTPDTPKKFPKDWSVAFPMPEDLEWCNEDDEEEEEGVGETEFYQSTCTQNSKEPNLLSPSLFKLKGRQKPDFHLMSREREDSLRRGEEQVHWKEKNEAPVTSEKTSIAHIQLKKTANVEVDGKNNREEVNRTKITFLSASNAALVRSQSDHFEGVCGVSLVTDTRGERQEDVELLSKTVKLHIPQTVFYSQNSSLVLQSVSTRQPPNARDDKVALLQTSLTHGHVMLGQLGRGNPPPQLSSKTVTKATSSISHTIRIKLPATVRNTVREYFSYSDSKSCNTDAKAIEKELLLSKQQRQSKMFDQKEKPSKLSQGEDSFV; this is translated from the exons ATGAAAACGACGCTCCAGAGAAGACAGACTGGCCAGTCAGCCATCGCTAAGGCGTTTGGGAAACCACGGGGCCACAACAG GGAGGCTGCCCAGGCCTCGACACCCAGAGCAGGGCAGGTCAAAAGCCTGAGGTCCCAGATGTCAGAGCTTGTCATGGAGGAGCGCGTGCAGCTAAGCACAGGCCTGCAGACTCAGGAGAGACACCTGTTCCTCTTCAACGACACCCTCATCATCGCTAAATCAAA GTTGTCATCAAGCTTGAAGCTGAAAGTGAGAGTGAGTCTGTGTGAAATGTGGCTGTCGTCGTGCACGGAGGAGGTTGCGGAGAGGAAACTGAGCAACAAGCAGTCCTTTGTCATTGGCTGGCCCGTCACTAATTACGTGGTGACCTTCAG CTCATCTGAGATAAAGGAGAAGTGGCTGTTAGCTTTACAATG gCAAATCAACAAATCCAAAGAAGGGGAATATCCGAATAATGTCAACATGAAAATTGTTCTCATGGACACTGGAAAGAGTGCAATG GTGGCCGTGAATGTGGACAACAAAGATGATGTAAATAAAATCATTAAGATTGTCACCCAACAGTTGGGTCTCTCA GGCCAGCCGGCTGACTACCGTCTCTGGGTCATCCTGGGGAAAGATGAAGCTCCACACCAACTCATCG GTCATGAGCTTCCCTACAGCATCATCCTTCACTGCCTGAAGGAAACTGTCGGGCTGCGATCAACCATCTCTACCAACCTGCCAACTGTGGATGGCCGACTCTTCCTTGATCAGCTGCTGAAAGAAGCATCTGGTCAACGCTTCATCCTGAGGGCCAAGTCTGTCagtggaggtcagggaggaACAG CACATTCCTCTCAAAGACACGTGAAGAGGAGGAAGTCTCTGATAGACTGGGCTCTGAGACGCGGGACTCCCAGCCCCTCACAAGCACTTCCTCATTCCTCAGCTTCTTCTCAGAAGCTCTTCGGACAGTCGCTGTCCTCCATCTGTCACCATGGAAACCTCCCCAGACCAATCATG GACATGCTGTATCTGCTGTACCACGAGGGAGCAAACACGACAGGGATCTTCCGTCGCTCAGCCAACGCTAAAACATGCCGTGAGCTGAAGGAGAAACTGAACTCGGGAGGCACAGTTCAGTTGGAGGGGgagtctgtgtttgtggctgCAGCCGTCCTAACT GACTTTCTTCGTAACCTCCCTGGCAGTGTGCTTAGTTCTGGTCTCTACGGACAGTGGATGGAGGCCTTGGAGGGTGTGGATAAGATTGAGATGATACAAAG TCTGCTGAGGAAGCTGCCGGCTGATAACATCACCCTGCTGCGCTACCTGTTTGGCCTTCTCTACCACATTCAGGAACACTCACAAAACAACCAGATGAACGCCTTCAACCTAGCCCTGTGCATTGCCCCCAACATGCTGTGGCCCCCAGGACCCACTGAGCCAGAAGAAGAGAGCCAGTCCACCAAGAAG GTTGCAGCTCTCATCCAACTCCTCATAGAAAATACTCCAACTATATTTGGAGATGATGTTCAGAGAATTTTTACTGAACCAAAGATTGAATCTGAAACATCGAAAG TGGAGTCTTGCCAGCAGCTCTATAGTCTAGATGACTGGGACACAGAGAGGCCAGACATTTCTCCCTCCTCAGAGAGAAAAGCAGATCTCGTGCCTGTAAGAAAACTGGTCTTGAAGAAGGATAAAGAGCTCTTCGACTTCCTGGACGGAACTGACTTTTTGAAAAGGCAACACATCAACGAGGACGGCGCGTGTAGCTGGGAGAATATAAAGGAGATGTCTGCCTGTTCCAGCAGCTCCTCCCTGGTGACCCCCTGGGGCCTCACCTCAGCCAGAGACCGTTGTGCCTCTGAGCCCAGCGTGTGTCTTGGCTCCCCCCAGCTCCCCGCAAGGATCCACATCCCCGTGGCCCGCCAGTCCAGCTGTGATGCTGCTATGATGTGTGGTCAGCACCCTCCCGTCTCCCCTGGCGAGGAGCTGAGGAGGGCCAACGGTTCGAGGCTTGTCAGTGGCCGGTCTACCTTCCTGCGGTCTCCACAGGCTGCCTCCAGGGGCTGGCACCACGCCCAGCGGTTACTGACCTCCAGTAGGTCGAGTGTCTCCAGCCTCTCGTCCACAGCCACCTCCCCCTCTGGCTCGTCTCTGAGCTCCATAGACAGTGCTTTCTGCTCCGACTCGCTGTCCTTTCCCAGCGAAGGcagctccctccccttcctttttGGCTCCTCAGCACGCCTACGCCCCCTGACACCTGACACTCCCAAGAAGTTCCCGAAAGACTGGAGCGTTGCGTTCCCCATGCCGGAGGATTTGGAGTGGTGCAAcgaggatgatgaagaggaggaagaaggtgtAGGTGAGACAGAGTTTTACCAGTCCACATGCACTCAGAATAGTAAGGAGCCTAATCTTCTATCGCCTAGTCTCTTCAAACTAAAAGGGAGACAAAAGCCTGACTTTCATCTgatgagtagagagagagaggactctctcaggaggggagaagagcagGTGCACTGGAAGGAGAAGAACGAAGCCCCTGTGACCTCAGAGAAAACATCAATCGCTCACATTCAACTGAAAAAAACTGCCAATGTGGAGGTTGATGGAAAAAACAACAGAGAGGAAGTGAATAGGACCAAAATAACATTCCTCTCAGCTTCAAATGCAGCACTGGTGAGAAGCCAGTCCGACCACTTTGAAGGTGTCTGTGGAGTGTCTCTGGTGACCGACACAAGGGGAGAACGGCAAGAGGATGTTGAGCTGCTGAGCAAAACAGTCAAGCTCCACATTCCCCAAACTGTGTTCTACAGCCAGAACAGTTCCCTGGTTCTACAATCTGTTTCAACCAGACAGCCTCCCAATGCCAGAGATGACAAAGTAGCATTGTTACAAACCAGTTTGACCCACGGACATGTAATGTTAGGACAGCTGGGTAGAGGCAATCCCCCTCCACAGTTGTCCTCCAAAACTGTCACCAAGGCTACAAGCTCCATCAGTCACACAATTAGAATTAAACTGCCGGCAACAGTCAGAAACACAGTCAGGGAGTACTTCAGTTATAGCGATAGCAAGAGCTGTAACACTGACGCAAAAGCGATTGAAAAAGAACTGCTGCTGAGCAAACAGCAGCGGCAAAGTAAAATGTTTGATCAAAAAGAGAAACCTTCGAAGCTGTCGCAGGGAGAGGACTCATTTGTGTAG
- the fdx1b gene encoding ferredoxin 1b, whose product MAKCFHLRSALLRRMPGLLWISGIQGGCIHARIWNSQARILHSQSVSCSDSKINSLPVDKVTIHFVNQDGIKTTTAVNEGQSLLDVVVNKNVDISGFGACEGTLACSTCHLVFEKKIHEKMEPMVDEEMDMLDLAYGLTKTSRLGCQVTVQRWMDGMTVYVPREMRNALGSKDSS is encoded by the exons ATGGCAAAGTGCTTCCACCTTCGCTCGGCCCTCCTCAGAAGAATGCCTGGTTTGCTGTGGATCTCTGGGATTCAGGGCGGCTGCATCCATGCCCGCATCTGGAACAGTCAGGCCAGAATCCTCCACTCTCAATCAGTTTCATGCTCTGACTCTAAAATCAACAG TTTGCCAGTAGACAAAGTCACGATTCACTTTGTTAACCAAGATGGCATCAAAACAACCACAGCGGTAAACGAAGGGCAATCTCTGTTGGATGTCGTTGTCAACAAAAACGTGGATATTAGTGGGTTTG GCGCGTGTGAGGGCACGCTCGCGTGCTCCACCTGCCACCTCGTTTTTGAAAAGAAGATTCACGAGAAGATGGAGCCGATGGTGGATGAGGAGATGGACATGCTAGATTTAGCCTATGGTCTCACCAAAAC GTCTCGTCTCGGGTGTCAGGTGACGGTTCAGCGGTGGATGGACGGGATGACGGTGTATGTGCCTCGAGAGATGAGGAACGCTCTGGGATCCAAGGACAGCTCGTGA
- the msna gene encoding moesin a: protein MPKTISVRVTTMDAELEFAIQPNTTGKQLFDQVVKTIGLREVWFFGLQYQDTKGFSTWLKLNKKVTAQDVRKESPLLFKFRAKFFPEDVSEELIQEATQRLFFLQVKEGILNDDIYCPPETAVLLASYAVQAKYADYSPDSHNPGYLSGDKLLPQRVLDQHKLNKEQWEERIQVWHEEHKGMLREDSMMEYLKIAQDLEMYGVNYFSIKNKKGSELWLGVDALGLNIYEQNDKMTPKIGFPWSEIRNISFNDKKFVIKPIDKKAPDFVFYAPRLRINKRILALCMGNHELYMRRRKPDTIEVQQMKAQAREEKNHKKMERALLENEKKKREAAEKEKEKIEKEKEELMERLKQIEEQTKKAQQELEEQTRRALELDLERKRAQEEAERLEKERRTAEEAKSALLQQSENQMKNQEHLATELAELTSKISLLEDAKQKKEDEATQWQQKATMVQEDLEKTKEELKSRVMASHVQEAVQAEDEHDENDESSAEASADFASAGTYKDRSEEERMTEADKNERVQKHLLALSSELANARDETKKTQNDLIHADNVRAGRDKYKTLRQIRSGNTKQRIDEFECM from the exons ATGCCGAAAACG ATCAGTGTGAGAGTCACCACGATGGACGCTGAGTTGGAGTTTGCCATCCAGCCCAACACCACGGGGAAACAGCTGTTTGACCAG GTGGTGAAGACCATTGGACTGCGCGAGGTGTGGTTCTTCGGGCTGCAGTACCAGGACACCAAGGGCTTTTCCACGTGGCTTAAGCTCAATAAGAAG gTGACGGCTCAGGACGTGAGGAAGGAGAGCCCACTGCTCTTCAAGTTCCGGGCCAAGTTCTTCCCCGAGGACGTTTCAGAGGAGCTCATCCAGGAGGCCacacagagactgttctttttgcag GTGAAGGAGGGCATCCTGAATGACGACATCTACTGCCCCCCGGAGACGGCTGTGCTGCTAGCCTCCTACGCCGTGCAGGCCAAGTACGCCGACTACAGCCCAGACTCCCACAACCCCGGGTACCTGTCTGGAGACAAGCTGCTCCCCCAGAG agtccTGGACCAGCACAAGCTGAACAAGGAGCAGTGGGAGGAACGGATCCAGGTGTGGCACGAGGAGCACAAGGGCATgctcag ggaggACTCCATGATGGAGTACCTGAAGATCGCCCAGGACCTGGAGATGTATGGGGTCAACTACTTCAGCATCAAGAACAAGAAGGGCTCTGAGCTGTGGCTGGGAGTGGACGCTCTGGGCCTCAACATCTACGAGCAGAACGACAA AATGACCCCTAAAATCGGCTTCCCTTGGAGCGAAATCAGAAATATTTCCTTTAACGACAAGAAGTTCGTCATTAAACCCATCGACAAGAAAGCACCA GATTTTGTGTTCTACGCTCCAAGACTGCGCATTAACAAGAGAATCCTGGCTCTGTGCATGGGTAACCATGAGCTGTACATGCGCCGCCGCAAACCCGACACCATCGAGGTGCAGCAGATGAAAGCCCAGGCGCGAGAGGAGAAGAACCACAAGAAGATGGAGAG GGCTCTGCTGGAGaacgagaagaagaagagagaggcggccgagaaggaaaaggaaaagattgagaaggaaaaggaggagttGATGGAGAGATTAAAACAAATTGAAGAGCAAACTAAAAAAGCCCAACAAG agctggaggagcagactCGCAGGGCTCTGGAGCTGGACCTGGAGAGGAAGCGGGCTCAGGAGGAGGCTGAGCGGCTGGAGAAGGAGCGAAGGACGGCGGAGGAGGCCAAGAGCGCCCTGCTGCAACAGTCTGAGAACCAGATGAAGAACCAGGAGCATCTG GCAACAGAGCTGGCTGAGCTCACCTCCAAGATCTCCCTGCTGGAGGACGCCAAGCAGAAGAAGGAGGATGAGGCTACGCAGTGGCAACAGAAG GCCACCATGGTGCAGGAAGACCTGGAGAAGACCAAGGAGGAGCTGAAGAGCAGGGTGATGGCGTCCCACGTCCAGGAGGCCGTGCAGGCGGAGGACGAGCACGACGAGAACGACGAGAGCAGCGCCGAGGCCAGCGCTGACTTCGCCTCTGCCGGCACCTACAAGGACCGCAGCGAAGAGGAGCGCATGACTGAGGCAGACAAGAACGAGCGCGTGCAGAAACACCTGCTG GCACTGAGCTCAGAGCTGGCTAACGCTCGGGACGAGACCAAGAAGACCCAGAACGACCTCATCCACGCCGACAACGTGCGGGCGGGGAGAGACAAGTACAAGACCCTGAGGCAGATCCGCTCAGGGAACACCAAGCAGCGTATTGATGAGTTTGAGTGTATGTAA
- the las1l gene encoding ribosomal biogenesis protein LAS1L yields the protein MKKKNTDKRRHVVAWINKAEWDQVLEYLYSKDCVLQKYALHRISAWKGRYAHTTPIAVENTADLVRCQILDNSGKLEADDLVLLYGTALVRFVNTMTERLQKKVAQPLRRLASQLKIPEWIVNLRHEITHRRLPTLKWCRKGCQVVLEWLQQEYWSRQLGGGLNNDWDSASDGEEGEELQKQENELIGRQKEMETYRTTRELLISYEKEQFQTFEELTGGDKQKMVWPAPSADMSWILAQIKHFTLESSETLIDVLLEDGFLVPTVEQLESLGVDVSDNADATAPCLPRVFLRFWLPLLRLLTSPLLVHLLLEKLFLELKQQSGESNSHSCYYLAAWISELLLCNITRSEYHYETKIEKKARIRDRIFTNRIHLKCQQLLSACLDTPCLASPHLLKQILEDMDHPLPVDTQQKLLRLCSIYTQEPPSESPPSQELSGQTVYTLESLHERLSCSKRPASGQRPKAGCATPGALPGRTEAGQEQLGADVLAERARELRGSPWQVCTDKVQWRSFPLGKVPGQSEDPSFLMVENYSTMTVFDQQGEKESASHHNVHMGLPPPLRANDGSLWTHGDVSKLKAGLQLF from the exons atgaagaaaaaaaatacagataagAGACGGCACGTTGTTGCATGGATCAACAAGGCAGAGTGGGACCAAGTTCTTGAGTACCTGTATTCAAAGGATTGTGTTCTGCAAAAATATGCTCTACACAGAATATCTGCATGGAAGGGCAG GTATGCCCATACGACTCCAATTGCGGTTGAGAACACAGCAGACCTTGTACGGTGTCAAATACTTGACAACTCTGGGAAGCTGGAAGCGGACGATCTTGTTCTGTTGTATGGCACTGCGCTCGTAAG GTTTGTCAATACAATGACAGAACGGCTGCAGAAGAAGGTTGCCCAACCTTTGAGAAGGTTAGCGAGCCAG TTAAAGATTCCGGAGTGGATCGTTAACCTCAGGCATGAGATAACCCACCGTAGGCTCCCAACCTTGAAATGGTGTCGTAAGG GTTGTCAGGTTGTGCTGGAGTGGCTTCAGCAAGAGTACTGGTCCAGGCAGCTGGGCGGCGGCCTTAACAACGACTGGGACTCAGCCTCCGACGgcgaagagggggaggagctacaGAAGCAGGAAAATGAGCTCATCggcagacagaaagaaatgGAAACTTACA GGACGACACGGGAACTTTTGATATCGTATGAAAAAGAGCAGTTTCAG ACATTTGAAGAGTTGACAGGGGGAGACAAACAGAAGATGGTGTGGCCAGCCCCCTCTGCAGACATGAGCTGGATCCTCGCTCAAATCAAGCACTTCACCCTCGAGTCTAG tgAAACACTTATAGACGTGCTGTTGGAAGATGGGTTTCTGGTTCCAACTGTTGAACAGCTGGAGTCCCTAGGTGTTGATGTGTCAG ATAATGCCGACGCCACTGCCCCTTGCCTTCCTCGGGTGTTCCTGCGCTTCTGGCTGCCCCTGCTGAGGTTGCTGACCTCCCCGCTCCTCGTCCACCTGCTCCTAGAGAAGCTGTTCCTGGAGCTGAAGCAGCAGTCTGGAGAGAGCAACTCGCACAGCTGCTACTACCTAGCTGCCTGGATCTCAGAGCTCCTCCTCTGCAACATCACAA GAAGTGAATACCATTACGAAACTAAGATTGAGAAAAAGGCCAGAATAAGGGACAGGATTTTCACGAACAGAATCCATCTGAAATGTCAGCAGCTTCTGTCAGCATGCCTGGACACTCCCTGCCtggcctcacctcacctcctcaaACA GATCCTAGAGGACATGGATCATCCGTTGCCTGTGGACACGCAGCAGAAGCTGCTTAGACTGTGCTCCATCTACACACAGGAGCCCCCCTCTGAGAGCCCGCCCTCCCAGGAGCTCTCAGGACAGACCGTCTACACCCTGGAGAGCCTTCACGAGAGGCTGAGCTGCTCCAAGCGCCCGGCCTCCGGCCAGCGTCCCAAGGCAGGGTGTGCCACCCCGGGGGCCCTACCGGGGAGGACGGAGGCCGGGCAGGAGCAGCTGGGCGCTGACGTCCTGGCTGAGAGAGCCAGGGAGCTACGAGGCTCGCCCTGGCAGGTGTgcacag ACAAGGTCCAGTGGAGGAGCTTCCCTCTGGGGAAAGTTCCAGGCCAATCAGAGGATCCCTCCTTCCTCATGGTAGAGAACTACTCCACCATGACCGTGTTcgaccagcagggggagaaagagagtgcctCACATCACAACGTGCATATGGG GCTCCCTCCGCCTCTCAGAGCCAACGACGGATCTCTCTGGACACACGGTGACGTCAGCAAGTTAAAAGCTGGACTGCAACTGTTTTAA